A single window of Calditrichota bacterium DNA harbors:
- a CDS encoding thiolase domain-containing protein, whose translation MRDVAIIGVGMTRFGELWNQSLRDIFVEAALKAIDDAGVDHIDSMYIGSMSPGLYVGQEHIGSLLADYLGVAPIPSSRVESACASGSVALRQAIFEVASGYSDIVLAGGVEKMNDGEDTTYILATAADQEYEAYFGVTFPGLYAMIARAHMHRYGTTSEQLAAVAVKNHANGYLNPNAQFQMKITKDTVLNSTMVADPLHLFDCSPVTDGGAAAIVVPLEMAKAFKGQPVKIRATAQASDTIALHNRSDLTTIPSIGVAAEKAYKMAGLTPDKIDLAEVHDCFTIAEICAYEELGFVEKGKGGEAAENGITALDGKIPVNTSGGLKSKGHPVGATGIAQIAEVVTQLRGTAGDRQVKNARIGLTQNMGGSGGSCTIHILEAM comes from the coding sequence TCTGGAATCAATCGCTAAGGGATATTTTTGTTGAAGCGGCTCTGAAGGCGATTGACGATGCCGGCGTGGATCACATCGATTCCATGTACATCGGCAGTATGTCCCCCGGATTGTATGTGGGACAGGAGCACATTGGTTCCCTGTTGGCCGATTATCTGGGCGTGGCACCTATTCCCTCTTCCCGGGTGGAATCGGCCTGTGCCTCCGGAAGTGTGGCCTTACGGCAGGCAATTTTTGAAGTGGCCTCGGGCTACAGCGATATTGTGCTTGCTGGCGGCGTTGAAAAAATGAACGATGGAGAAGATACGACGTACATCCTTGCGACAGCGGCCGATCAGGAATACGAAGCCTATTTTGGGGTTACCTTCCCCGGGTTGTATGCCATGATTGCCCGGGCACACATGCACCGGTACGGTACCACAAGCGAGCAGCTGGCGGCCGTCGCCGTAAAAAATCACGCAAACGGCTACCTGAACCCGAATGCCCAATTTCAGATGAAAATCACAAAAGACACCGTTCTGAATTCCACAATGGTTGCGGATCCCCTGCACCTGTTTGATTGTTCCCCCGTCACGGACGGAGGAGCGGCGGCGATTGTGGTTCCTCTGGAAATGGCCAAAGCGTTTAAGGGGCAGCCGGTCAAAATCCGGGCAACAGCCCAGGCATCAGACACCATTGCCCTGCACAATCGATCCGATTTAACGACGATTCCTTCTATCGGAGTGGCCGCCGAAAAGGCGTACAAGATGGCGGGACTCACACCGGATAAAATTGATCTGGCGGAGGTGCACGATTGCTTCACCATTGCAGAAATTTGTGCATACGAAGAGCTGGGATTTGTGGAAAAGGGTAAGGGCGGTGAGGCCGCCGAGAATGGAATCACGGCTCTGGATGGAAAAATCCCTGTGAATACCAGCGGAGGGTTGAAATCCAAAGGACATCCGGTGGGTGCCACGGGAATTGCACAGATCGCTGAAGTGGTCACCCAGCTTCGGGGGACGGCAGGCGATCGACAGGTTAAAAATGCCCGAATCGGACTGACCCAGAACATGGGAGGTTCCGGAGGAAGTTGCACGATTCATATTTTGGAGGCCATGTGA